gcggcccagtccacatcattcccaggaatttcacttctgtggcaggtccttggactttgtctctgttgatagcccaccctctgttctccaagtgctctatcaacaagtgcagtgcttcagttacattttCTTTTgacccagagatcatgatgtcatcaatgtagtgaaacacagctactttcaaattcagggtacttaaatctcgggcaatcagtccatgacaaatcattggagagtgaacatagtcttcaggaagcatggtgaaagtgtacaggcggccgtcccacaccatagcaaactggtcctgatactctgggtctattaaaatcgaaaagaaagcattagccaggtctataacagcatgatattctcctgcatttttagcaattttctcaacaattgagatcatatctggtacagctgacttcaatggaggtgccactttgtttagacctctgtaatcaacagtcattctatatgtcccatcaggtttttttactgggaacaccggagatgggaaaggacttacagcaggtctaaggatccctactctcaaatattcttgaatggtctcccaaatttctttgtggcctccggaaagtctgtactgcttgagacagaatGGCttttctggtggaggaatgtagacaggggtccatttcacatgacctctgaccacagccttcaccagatacgctttatcaggatacccaaatgtgaatgtacctctttcagtctgaattgactgaccttgaagtacatccatcccaagaatattttcgggtaactctgataccaaaacatttgtcataaatcctgatcccttgccaatagccaatttcactcgtatcctaactgctggtgtagtttgccctcccaaaccttctaaataaatcaattctcctttgtgatgggaaggatttccttgcaaaagtgtaacttcggctctgctatcaactaaagccattacatgtgtaggagaagatgacttcccccaccatacagtgacaggtgcatatgggagtcggtctcctgctgtcactgccctcacggctattacaggagactcaacttcccttcataaaggataaggaacctcccaatccccttttctgattctctctaactcctccccaggataaagggatttgggttcatgttcagttttgggaattggtttggggctaacaggaggggtttgttctgttttctctaagtccaggctgctgttatcttcactaggagtagtgtttctaaccctgacagttttccctactaaatgtttccacctcttcagcatttctgcagtagaaatgccatctatctcatctttaggtactcctgcctttaataggtccacccacatttgtttcctagaaataactagcctggttttctcttcacctcctgtcttctctaccccattccctttcttctctgttcttttctgcttgtattcttcctgtctggccttgaccttatctactgccctgacaggttttgttttagtctcctctagctcccccaactggcttaaaagggttgtggcttcataaatcttgctgtttaatcccaggcctcccaacaagaacaataatggagccctgagattaaatggcgcagacttcatcagcttagagcgcagagcagacgtaaagggttccatatctggacccattcaatctggaaacatatttaatccgttatacaacccatctcacgtaacctggaaataccctctcctattgctctccatgagtaggtattttccagatcaGTAGGACTagtgtatactcggactattccatctctcacgaggtctaacagtgaaaaattcacgctaaactctcgggctttttgcattgcctgacgcaattgtggatcatgggttaacactcccatagtcactgcttccttacctgacaaaacaacactgtccgccccttcatcccataagcataggagccaggtcaataggggttccccagacctttgtttgtattgttttgccagctcatggagttcagtttgtgtaaactctcgtacttcttcaaattcaacatctctggggttgcgataatgcacctccttatctgccatatcctctctatcatgttgccgtttcctatgcttagtaatgagaggtctggcatactttttctttcgcacaaGCAGATCATCAtgtgaaatatcaaactctatctcctcatcctcactatcatttgaggagagcacatcctcacaatcccaattttgggatgtgacaatggcacgtaccctagctttactaacaggtttgcggcccttccttttccttaaggcattcattgatttggtcatgagggctgcacaccgctcttgcaaatcatcagcccgactagcagttgaacgcacacactctgaagcaactgctagctggtcttttaataccttaacttctgcctctgccttctcccttctctgtgattcagtgtaaatagcattaaggaaataccagcccactgtggacactgtcctcttctcttttttacttaaatccaaccccttaaggctaaaatctacaaaatgatatgagactttatcaccccaagtcagcttcaagggagaagcatacttcacaaattctttagcaagaggctcccactcattgtctctggcccagataggtaagctgcacacttccttctggccaccagaaccctctgcagccttgcttttcctaaacagcttacgcagcattttacctagcacaagctacacaacacactacagaaaaacacgtctgcttcagttgaattatagcacagatcgcggacgagcccccaaatgttttgcttgcgtctatctagcaaggttactctgtggtataagcaaggaagctgagatttctgcagtgtgtaaattgtgcttttaataTACAAAgctgctgtacatacaaaactattacaatattaggaatacaatacaagactgacagatctctataacaagcaaaatgcctatcaaatgaacagcctatagtctatatcagtacaaatacacttaaaagttacttatcttctgttactgtatgttcgtgatctccattggcaacgatgcttcttggacaccaggcagtgttcttgtatcatgagtggaagcttctgatcttcaaagcatcaaaggtgtgtgtgtgtgtccctactcacccccttttatgtgtcaggctgtttgccatagctaccaataacagaaaacatgcctgtttactgtagctgtagagacaatggactgttgaaaactgcatctacgtacccattgtctaatcaggccaacacctgacagtaatctaacagtcattctttcagtttgacagctgaaaggacctcaaacaagtacatttcttacttgtttactgtagctatagagacaatagcctgttaattgaaataTCATTGAAtgcaacaatgatatttacccccattgtataaaacagcatttgtttgagaaatctactcaagccaaaaactgacaatatctctatgaccaaccactattgtgtaatgttatgtcccatgtatcttaagtctgattaataaaaaaaaatcatattgtatcaAATGCAACACAAATCCTTTCTTTTCTGAGGAGTCAGATTAACACATTGGTATGTTTGTGGTCAGGTCCAACCCTTTTTCAATCCACCTGAACTAAAAGTGGAGTTCTGTGTGCCGGTCTTTTAGGATATGTTACCTCTGTCATTACATTTACCGCTCTGAGGTCATCTTTCTGTGAGAGCAGGGAGTCACAAAGGCACAATGTTGGGGTGATGATATCAGCGACACTCCCTGACTCATACATGACCACCTAGCACCATAGAAGAGGCAAAGAAGAAGGATTCTGTGTTTTACGTGACTGGCAAGAAGAAATCTAAAAAAGGGAGTTAAGCCTGCAAAATATCAGATACCAATACCAATAGTTATTGGTGGAAGAGTGACATGCCATACAGTATATTGCCCTTATAATCTGGTTTAGGAGACAAAAACTGCACTCTGTAGTAAGGTGTGTCTGATGTTTCTTATTAAAACTCAACCTAAACTAAGCCAACTATGGCTACACCAAATCTCTGAGTCAACATTTGGCAAACACAGataataattaatataaaaaaagtcTATTTATCTTAGTTATTAGTAAGACTGTTACACCCAGCCATGGCAATTCCACCGGGGTATTTACTTAGAGATAAAGGTTTCCTATAAAAGCTGCAGCAAACCTCAGAAGCTTCACTCTGCCTACAACCTCTGACCAAACTCTGCCGCTGCCCAGGTGACTGTTTGCAAGGATGACAAAACTGGAGACCGAGCTTCTTCAGATTATAGAAATCTTTAACAAATATGCCATAACAGAAGGCAAAAAAGAAACTTTAACCAttgagcagttgaaaaaaatgatggaAAAAGAGTTGCCTGGATTCCTTCAGGTATGAATTTGCTAAAGTATATGATGGGTTATATcagggcgggctgggccgggggtcAGGGATGCAATTGCCCCCTGGGCCGCTCTTATATGCTGTGCAAAGGCTGCTGTTTCGTCAGCTCAAAACCGCACACGCGCAGTTCTTGAGCTGGCCGAGTCTAGTACTGTGAGCCA
This window of the Aquarana catesbeiana isolate 2022-GZ linkage group LG01, ASM4218655v1, whole genome shotgun sequence genome carries:
- the LOC141117578 gene encoding protein S100-P-like — protein: MTKLETELLQIIEIFNKYAITEGKKETLTIEQLKKMMEKELPGFLQAGKGKEDYDKLMKDLVEHGDSKLDFIKFVTFVATLTYQNRFKK